ACATGACGCGCCGGGAGAAGCCGCATAAGCAGGGAGTGACATGACGCGCCGGGGAAAGGTCGCATAAGCAGGGAGTGACATGACGCATCGGAAGAAGGTCACATATGCAGAAAGAGATGCGCCGCTGTGCCGGGGCAGGAAAATGCAGGAGGATAAAATGCCGGAATTAGCGGAAGTGGAAATGATAAGAAGAGTTCTTGAGCCGCAGCTTGGCGGAAGAACGGTTACGAAGCTGTTGGTTGTCCGCCCGGAGGTGGTGGCGCATCCGCAGACGGAGCAGTTTGCAGAGAACGTGTGTGGGGCGGTGATTGAACGGCTGTGCAGGCGGGGAAAATATCTGCAGATTATTTTTCAAAACGGCTCGCGTGCAGTGGTGCATCTGCGCATGACGGGACAGCTCCTGGTGCTGCCGGCGGATTCGCCGCCGGAGAAATATACGCAGCTTGTTCTCTCTCTGGACGATGGCAGGGAGCTGCGTTTCCTGGATATGAGACGTTTCGGAAGATGGTGGTTTCTGCAGAAGGATGAGCCGGACACCTTTACCGGGATGCAGACGCTCGGACCGGAGCCGTCGGACGAAAGGCTGACGGCCGGATATCTCAGAGAAAAGGCGGGCGCCAGCCGGAAGGCAATCAAGGACTGGCTGCTCTGCCAGCAATATGTTGCCGGAATCGGAAATATCTATTCAGATGAAATTTTATTTGCAGCAGGTATTTATCCCGGACGCGGGGCGTGTTCGCTGACGGAAAAAGAGTGGGAGCGCCTGGCGGAGGAAATCCCGCGGACAATGCAGTTCTTTGTGGAGAAGAATGAGATTTCTGCGGAGGACTATCTGAAGAGCAAGGGAAGGGATTACCGGAACACGCCGTATTTGCAGGTATACGGGCATAAAGGAGCGCCATGTCCGAAATGCGGGGCGCCGCTGGCAGGCAGCAGGATTGCAGGGCGCAGCAGCGTCTACTGCCTGCAGTGCCAGAAATAAAACCGGAGCCGCAGGACGGAGTATGCAGCCGGAGAAAAATGGAGCCGCAGGACGGAAAACAGCCAGATGGAGAAATGCATGAAACGGATACTGAATTATCAGATTGAGAAGGAATGGGAGGGAGAGAGCGCCGCCGCATTTTTACGGGCGAAGGGCTTTTCGCGCCATATTCTGACGCATCTGAAGCAGACGGAGGGCGGCATCTGCCGGAACGGCAGCCGGATATGGCTGTCTGAACGGCTTCATTTTGGCGATGTGCTGACGGTAACATTTCTGGAAGAGCGCTCCTCGGAAAATATTGTTCCGGTTCCGATGAAGCTGGACATCGTTTATGAGGACGAGGACCTTCTGGTGATCGACAAGCCTGCCGATATGCCAGTTCATCCGTCCATCCATAATTTTGATAACACGCTGGCAAATGGTCTTGCGTATTATTACGAAAGCCGCGGCGAAGCGTTTGTTTACCGCTGCATTACGCGGCTGGACCGGGATACCACCGGGCTTTTACTCGTCGCCAAAAACATGCTCAGCGGCGCGTTTCTGGCGGAAATGGGAAAGCGCCGGGAAATCCACCGTGAATATCTGGCAATCGTTACGGGAAAAACAGAAGCAGAAGGGACGGTAGATGCTCCAATCGCCAGGGTGGAGGGCTCTGTGCTGGAGCGCTGCGTGGATTTTCAGCGCGGAGAGCGCGCTGTCACACATTATCGTACGCTGGAATACCGGGACGGGTATTCGCTGGTGCGTCTGAAGCTGGAGACGGGACGCACGCACCAGATTCGCGTACACATGAAATATATCGGGCATCCTCTGACGGGAGATTTTCTGTATAATCCCGATTACCGGCTGATGGATCACCAGGCACTGCACTCGCATTACCTGGCATTCCGGCATCCAATCACGGGAGAGAGGATGGAGTTTACATCGCAGCCGCCCTGGCAGGGGCTGTGGGAAGGGAGAGAAGAAGATGGAGAAGAAACGCTCAAGAGTTGTCATTGTTCCATGTGATTCCTACGATGAGGAAAAAGTATATCACGCGATGCGCACCGGGATTGAGCTGCTGGGCGGTATCGGGGAATTTGTATCGCCGCAGGAGAAGATTCTGGTAAAGCCGAACTTTCTCTCCGCCGCGGCGCCGGAAAAGGCGGTGACGACACATCCGGCGGTGATAAAGGCGATGCTGCGCATTTTGTCCGAGGCGGGCTGCGAAAACGTGAAATATGGTGATTCACCGGGACACGGTTCCTGTGCGGGCGCGGCCCAAAAGATTGGACTGACGCCGGAAAATACCTTTGGCGCTGTGCTGGCGGATATGTCGGAGGAGGTATGCACGCCCTTTCCGGAGGGAATGACGGCGCAGGAATTTTACTTTGCAAAGGAAGTGACGGAGGCGGATGCCATTATCAGTCTTTCCAAAATGAAAACGCATGCGCTGGAGCGGGTGACAGGAGCCGTGAAAAATGTATACGGACTGATTTGCGGCTACCGCAAGGCGGCGGGACATGTGAAATATCCAAATGCCAGCATATTTGCGCGGATGCTTGCCGATATTCACCGCTGTGTGAAGCCGCGGCTCCATATCATGGACGGCATCGTTGCTATGGAGGGCAACGGACCGGGTTCGGGCGACCCGGTGCCGATGAATGTGCTTCTGTTCTCAAAGGACCCGGTAGCACTCGACAGTGTGTTCTGCACGATGGTCTGTCTGGACCCGGAGCTGGTGCCGACCAACACGCAGGGTGAGGCGATGGAAATCGGAACCTATCACAGAAGCCGGATTGAGCTGATAACTCCGGCGGCAGAAACCGGGATGAATACGGCAGACGAAAAGGAGAACGGTGCGGCAGAAGCCGGGAAGAGTACGGCAGACGAAAAGGAGAGCGGCGCGGCAGAAACCGGGATGAGTACGGCAGACGAAAAGGAGAGCGGCGCGGCAGAAGCCGGGATGAATACGGCAGATGAAAAGCAGAGCGGCGAGAGCGTTTCTTTCCGGCGTTTAAACGGCGCAGCGCTGCGGGAAGAATTTGGAAACCGGCAGTTTAAGGTGGAACGCAGAGGGACGAAGCGGACTGCCTTTGTGCGTTACTCGGATTTTATGACGTCGCTGGCAAGGCGGCCGCGGATTGACAAAAAGCTCTGTATCCGGTGCGGTGTCTGTGTGGAGCATTGTCCGGTGCCGGGCAAAGCGGTAAACTTTAAAAACGGCAGGAAAGAGCCGCCGGTGTACGATTATAAAAAGTGCATCCGCTGCTATTGCTGCCAGGAAATGTGCCCCAGGCACGCGATAACGGCGGGCAGACGCAGATAAAGCCGGTGCTTGAGCAGCTCTTGGACAGACGCAGATAAAGCCGGTGCCTGAGCAGCCCTGAGGCAGATTCTGTGCACGGCAGGGCGGGGTGCGGAGGCGGCTTTTGATTTATAGAATCTTTAGAATATTTTAGAAACAGTTGATTGCGCTTTGTCGGCGAAAAGCTTATACTTGGTGTTGTGATTCAGGAAAAAACGGTATGATTCGCCGGAGTTTGGAGGGAGCTTTTTTGAAAGGGTTAAAGGATAAGCTTTACCAGTTTATGCAGGGCAGGAATGGTATAGATGAGATGGGTTCAGTTCTGATATGGACGTCCTTGATTCTTCTGATTATCAGTACGCTGCTGAACAGTTTTATTTTGTCGCTGATTGCGTTTGCGCTGCTGATATATTCGTATTTCCGCGTATTTTCCAGAAATCTGGGCGCGCGGCAGGCGGAGAACCAGCGCTACCTCGCGCAGAGAGAACGGCTGCGCTTTAAGCTTCAGAGCCTGAAGGTGCGCCTCGGACTGCACAAAACACACAAATATCTCAAATGCAAAAAGTGCAGTAAAAAAATGCGCGTACCGCGCGGCAAAGGAAAAATCGAAGTCACCTGTCCGCACTGCGGCGAAAAATTCATTACCAGGTCGTAGGAGGCGGTTCATCCGCCCGGAAAAAGACCCCGGAGGCAGTCAGCCATCCGGGGTTTTAATTATATCATTCAGAATTATGCGCATTTGTTTCTGATTTTTGCCGCATGACGGAGTAGTTTCCGGACTATGCATTCAGCGGATATTTATCGGTCAGCTCTTTGACGATCGCCATTGCCGCCGCCTTGTTATCGGCGCTCTTTACCATCAGAGAAATTGCTTCGGCAATCTTGTCCATATCCTGCTCATTCATGCCGCGGGAGGTGACTGCCGCAGTACCGAGGCGGACGCCGCTGGTAACGAACGGAGATTCCGGGTCGTTCGGAACGGCATTTTTGTTGCAGGTGATGTTTGCGTCATCCAGCAGCTTTTCCATCGCCTTTCCGGTGATGCCGGTGCCGCGCAGATCGACGAGCATCAGATGATTGTCCGTACCGCCGGATACGATATTGATGCCGCGGTTCATAAGACCGGCGCAGAGCGCTTTGGCATTTTTCACGATATTTTCCTGATATACCTTATATTCCGGCTGCAGAGCCTCTTTAAAGCACACTGCCTTTGCCGCGATAACATGCATCAGCGGACCGCCCTGGATGCCGGGGAATACTGCTTTGTTGAAGTTAAACTGCTTTGCCACTTCGTTGCTGCTCATGATCATGCCGCCCCGCGGACCGCGCAGCGTCTTGTGCGTGGTAGTCGTGGTGACATGCGCATACGGAATCGGGCTCGGATGCACGCCGGCGGCAACCAGTCCGGCAATGTGCGCGATATCTACCATCAGATATGCGCCAACCTCGTCGGCGATTTCGCGGAAACGCTTGAAATCAATGATGCGGGCATAAGCGCTTGCGCCTGCCACGATCAGCTTCGGTTTCGCCTCCAGGGCGATTCTGCGGACTTCCTCGTAATCAA
This is a stretch of genomic DNA from Marvinbryantia formatexigens DSM 14469. It encodes these proteins:
- the mutM gene encoding DNA-formamidopyrimidine glycosylase; its protein translation is MPELAEVEMIRRVLEPQLGGRTVTKLLVVRPEVVAHPQTEQFAENVCGAVIERLCRRGKYLQIIFQNGSRAVVHLRMTGQLLVLPADSPPEKYTQLVLSLDDGRELRFLDMRRFGRWWFLQKDEPDTFTGMQTLGPEPSDERLTAGYLREKAGASRKAIKDWLLCQQYVAGIGNIYSDEILFAAGIYPGRGACSLTEKEWERLAEEIPRTMQFFVEKNEISAEDYLKSKGRDYRNTPYLQVYGHKGAPCPKCGAPLAGSRIAGRSSVYCLQCQK
- a CDS encoding RluA family pseudouridine synthase — its product is MKRILNYQIEKEWEGESAAAFLRAKGFSRHILTHLKQTEGGICRNGSRIWLSERLHFGDVLTVTFLEERSSENIVPVPMKLDIVYEDEDLLVIDKPADMPVHPSIHNFDNTLANGLAYYYESRGEAFVYRCITRLDRDTTGLLLVAKNMLSGAFLAEMGKRREIHREYLAIVTGKTEAEGTVDAPIARVEGSVLERCVDFQRGERAVTHYRTLEYRDGYSLVRLKLETGRTHQIRVHMKYIGHPLTGDFLYNPDYRLMDHQALHSHYLAFRHPITGERMEFTSQPPWQGLWEGREEDGEETLKSCHCSM
- a CDS encoding DUF362 domain-containing protein, giving the protein MEKKRSRVVIVPCDSYDEEKVYHAMRTGIELLGGIGEFVSPQEKILVKPNFLSAAAPEKAVTTHPAVIKAMLRILSEAGCENVKYGDSPGHGSCAGAAQKIGLTPENTFGAVLADMSEEVCTPFPEGMTAQEFYFAKEVTEADAIISLSKMKTHALERVTGAVKNVYGLICGYRKAAGHVKYPNASIFARMLADIHRCVKPRLHIMDGIVAMEGNGPGSGDPVPMNVLLFSKDPVALDSVFCTMVCLDPELVPTNTQGEAMEIGTYHRSRIELITPAAETGMNTADEKENGAAEAGKSTADEKESGAAETGMSTADEKESGAAEAGMNTADEKQSGESVSFRRLNGAALREEFGNRQFKVERRGTKRTAFVRYSDFMTSLARRPRIDKKLCIRCGVCVEHCPVPGKAVNFKNGRKEPPVYDYKKCIRCYCCQEMCPRHAITAGRRR
- the glyA gene encoding serine hydroxymethyltransferase, which gives rise to MYSFEEIQTVDSEIASAIRQEIDRQNSHIELIASENWVSKAVMAAMGSPLTNKYAEGYPGKRYYGGCECVDVVEELAKKRACELFGCEYVNVQPHSGAQANMAVFFAMLKPGDTVMGMNLAHGGHLSHGSPANFSGAYFNIVPYGVNDEGVIDYEEVRRIALEAKPKLIVAGASAYARIIDFKRFREIADEVGAYLMVDIAHIAGLVAAGVHPSPIPYAHVTTTTTHKTLRGPRGGMIMSSNEVAKQFNFNKAVFPGIQGGPLMHVIAAKAVCFKEALQPEYKVYQENIVKNAKALCAGLMNRGINIVSGGTDNHLMLVDLRGTGITGKAMEKLLDDANITCNKNAVPNDPESPFVTSGVRLGTAAVTSRGMNEQDMDKIAEAISLMVKSADNKAAAMAIVKELTDKYPLNA